Proteins found in one Thermodesulfobacteriota bacterium genomic segment:
- a CDS encoding LuxR C-terminal-related transcriptional regulator, with amino-acid sequence MSFRHKLIETDDGLVERLSERELEVLRLIAAGLSNNKIMEELFISLSTVKTHLRNIYGKLNVHSRTEAIVKAKELDLL; translated from the coding sequence TTGTCGTTCAGACACAAACTAATAGAAACCGATGATGGTCTAGTCGAACGGTTGAGTGAACGTGAACTGGAGGTGCTGAGGCTCATTGCCGCCGGGCTATCCAACAATAAAATCATGGAGGAACTTTTCATCTCATTGAGCACCGTTAAAACCCACCTTAGGAACATCTATGGCAAACTAAACGTGCACAGCCGCACCGAAGCTATAGTTAAGGCTAAGGAGTTGGATCTTTTATAG